One part of the Streptomyces nigra genome encodes these proteins:
- a CDS encoding class E sortase, translating into MNVAATTDDTEYADRSATRQSPRRPERRRLGPVAAVISVFGELLITAGLVMGLFVVYSLWWTNVLADRAADKEADKVRDNWAHQDDGSGRPAEFDSGAGIGFLHVPAMSRSEILVEKGTTAKILNDGVAGYYTDPVKATLPTSDKKGNFSLAAHRDGHGAKFHNIHKLAEGDPIVFETKDKWYVYKVYSVLPETSKYNVQVLGDVPKESGKTKAGRYITLTTCTPIYTSRYRYVVWGELERVEKVDEQRTPPEELR; encoded by the coding sequence ATGAACGTGGCAGCGACCACCGACGACACCGAGTACGCGGACCGCTCCGCGACGCGTCAGTCCCCGCGCCGGCCGGAACGCCGCCGGCTGGGTCCCGTCGCGGCGGTGATCAGCGTCTTCGGCGAACTCCTCATCACGGCGGGCCTGGTGATGGGCCTGTTCGTCGTCTACTCCCTGTGGTGGACGAACGTCCTCGCGGACCGCGCGGCCGACAAGGAGGCCGACAAGGTCCGGGACAACTGGGCGCACCAGGACGACGGTTCCGGGCGTCCGGCCGAGTTCGACTCGGGGGCCGGCATCGGCTTCCTGCACGTCCCCGCGATGAGCAGGAGCGAGATCCTCGTCGAGAAGGGCACGACGGCGAAGATCCTCAACGACGGGGTGGCCGGGTACTACACCGACCCGGTCAAGGCGACGCTGCCGACGTCGGACAAGAAGGGCAACTTCTCCCTCGCGGCGCACCGGGACGGGCACGGCGCGAAGTTCCACAACATCCACAAGCTCGCCGAGGGCGATCCGATCGTCTTCGAGACGAAGGACAAGTGGTACGTCTACAAGGTCTACTCGGTGCTGCCCGAGACCTCGAAGTACAACGTCCAGGTCCTCGGTGACGTCCCCAAGGAGTCCGGGAAGACCAAGGCGGGCCGCTACATCACCCTGACGACCTGCACGCCGATCTACACGAGCCGCTACCGGTACGTCGTGTGGGGCGAGCTGGAGCGCGTCGAGAAGGTGGACGAGCAGCGCACACCGCCGGAGGAGCTGCGCTGA
- a CDS encoding DUF881 domain-containing protein gives MSNSADSPGTGSSPVRGRFRPVRVLTAAVFALAGLIFFTSFSTARGTDIRTDASLLKLSDLIQERSHENGRLDETNAALREDVEALAERDDGSTKAEDAKLTALEARAGTQKLTGEAITVTLNDAPPDATAKLPGYPEPQPDYLVIHQQDLQAVVNALWESGAKGIKVMDQRLISTSAVRCVGNTLILQGRVYSPPYKITAVGDPEKMQQALAASPAIQNYMLYVNVYGLGWKVTEDGTVTLPGYSGTVDLQYAKPVE, from the coding sequence TTGAGCAATTCTGCCGACTCCCCCGGTACGGGATCCAGCCCTGTCCGTGGCCGATTCCGTCCGGTGCGCGTGCTCACCGCGGCTGTCTTCGCCCTCGCGGGCCTCATCTTCTTCACCAGTTTCAGCACCGCCAGGGGCACCGACATCCGTACGGACGCCTCGTTGCTGAAGCTCTCCGACCTCATCCAGGAGCGCAGCCACGAGAACGGCCGGCTCGACGAGACCAACGCGGCCCTGCGCGAGGACGTGGAGGCGCTCGCCGAGCGGGACGACGGCAGCACCAAGGCCGAGGACGCCAAGCTGACCGCGCTGGAGGCGCGTGCGGGGACGCAGAAGCTGACGGGCGAGGCGATCACCGTCACGCTCAACGACGCCCCGCCGGACGCCACCGCCAAGCTCCCCGGCTATCCCGAGCCCCAGCCGGACTACCTGGTCATCCACCAGCAGGATCTCCAGGCCGTGGTCAACGCGCTGTGGGAGAGCGGCGCCAAGGGGATCAAGGTCATGGACCAGCGGCTGATCTCCACGAGCGCCGTGCGCTGTGTGGGCAACACCCTGATCCTCCAGGGCCGCGTCTACTCCCCGCCGTACAAGATCACGGCGGTCGGGGACCCGGAGAAGATGCAGCAGGCCCTCGCGGCCTCGCCGGCGATCCAGAACTACATGCTCTACGTCAACGTCTACGGACTCGGCTGGAAAGTCACCGAGGACGGGACGGTGACTCTGCCGGGCTACTCGGGCACAGTGGATCTGCAGTACGCCAAGCCCGTGGAGTGA
- a CDS encoding class E sortase, producing the protein MRVVVRTVSELCVTVGTVIVLFVVYVLFWTGVRADTVMDDQIDQLQEQWAQAAVRPSASGAPGAPQTPASPPEPAPYTADKPFAIMYIPRLGFTWNKPVLEGTATKTLKRGLGHYANTAQLGEKGNFSVAGHRRTYGDPFKDFPRLRPGDAVVLTDGTSWFTYRIDKGPYKTVPSDIEVIDPVPRKSGYTREGRYLTLTTCDPEWGHSHRLIVWAHLDSTQPVEAGKPKALRR; encoded by the coding sequence GTGCGCGTCGTCGTCAGGACCGTCAGCGAGCTCTGCGTCACCGTCGGCACGGTGATCGTCCTCTTCGTCGTCTACGTGCTGTTCTGGACCGGTGTACGGGCCGACACGGTCATGGACGACCAGATCGACCAGTTACAGGAGCAGTGGGCCCAGGCCGCGGTGCGGCCCTCGGCGTCGGGTGCCCCGGGCGCCCCGCAGACGCCCGCGAGCCCGCCGGAGCCCGCCCCCTACACGGCGGACAAGCCCTTCGCGATCATGTACATCCCGCGGCTTGGTTTCACGTGGAACAAGCCGGTGCTCGAGGGCACGGCCACCAAGACCCTCAAGAGAGGGCTCGGGCACTACGCGAACACCGCCCAGTTGGGGGAGAAGGGCAATTTCTCGGTCGCCGGGCACCGGCGGACCTACGGCGACCCCTTCAAGGACTTCCCCCGGCTCCGCCCGGGTGACGCGGTGGTGCTGACGGACGGAACCTCATGGTTCACGTACAGGATCGACAAAGGCCCCTACAAAACAGTGCCCTCCGACATTGAGGTGATCGACCCTGTGCCCCGTAAGTCGGGGTATACGCGTGAGGGCCGCTATCTGACGCTGACCACGTGCGATCCCGAGTGGGGGCACAGTCACCGGCTGATCGTGTGGGCCCACCTGGACTCCACGCAGCCTGTGGAGGCCGGGAAACCGAAGGCCCTGCGCCGTTAG
- a CDS encoding DUF5324 family protein encodes MTRIDSVRAATGSAKDSVLHAAEVVAPYADTAKDRAAHYAHEARVRLAPKVTLATEQARAQYGVHVAPRLEQARAHVPPKVDQAAQEAALRTRKAALQAAEYSRPRLEQAVAAAGPVRDEAAARGAAALAALRGQLTAKDVQKLVRKHQRRAKAGRVAKALAVFGILAGGAFAAWKWWDKQANPDWLVEPPAATEVPESNRLTSVDGTDQSVLDPEVQAKEAEEAARRDEGK; translated from the coding sequence GTGACCCGCATCGACAGCGTGCGCGCCGCGACCGGCTCGGCGAAGGACAGCGTGCTGCACGCCGCGGAAGTGGTGGCGCCCTACGCCGACACCGCCAAGGACAGGGCCGCCCATTACGCACACGAGGCACGCGTACGGCTCGCGCCCAAGGTGACGCTGGCCACCGAGCAGGCCCGCGCGCAGTACGGCGTCCACGTCGCCCCGCGCCTGGAGCAGGCCCGCGCCCATGTGCCACCGAAGGTCGACCAGGCCGCCCAGGAGGCGGCACTCCGCACCCGAAAGGCGGCCCTGCAGGCCGCCGAGTACTCCCGGCCCAGGCTCGAGCAGGCGGTCGCCGCGGCCGGACCCGTCAGGGACGAGGCGGCCGCTCGTGGGGCCGCCGCACTGGCCGCGCTGCGCGGTCAGCTCACGGCGAAGGACGTGCAGAAGCTGGTGCGCAAGCATCAGCGGCGCGCCAAGGCCGGCCGCGTCGCGAAGGCACTGGCCGTCTTCGGCATTCTCGCGGGCGGCGCCTTCGCCGCCTGGAAGTGGTGGGACAAGCAGGCCAACCCGGACTGGCTGGTCGAGCCTCCCGCCGCGACCGAGGTACCGGAGTCCAACCGCCTGACGTCGGTGGACGGCACGGACCAGAGCGTGCTGGACCCCGAGGTCCAGGCGAAGGAAGCCGAGGAGGCGGCCCGGCGCGACGAGGGCAAGTGA
- the pknB gene encoding Stk1 family PASTA domain-containing Ser/Thr kinase, whose amino-acid sequence MEEPRRLGGRYELGQVLGRGGMAEVYLAHDTRLGRTVAVKTLRADLARDPSFQARFRREAQSAASLNHPAIVAVYDTGEDYIDNVSIPYIVMEYVDGSTLRELLHSGRKLLPERAMEMTIGILQGLEYAHRNGIVHRDIKPANVMLTRNGQVKVMDFGIARAMGDSGMTMTQTAAVIGTAQYLSPEQAKGEQVDARSDLYSTGCLLYELLTVRPPFVGDSPVAVAYQHVREEAQAPSVFDPEITPEMDAIVLKALTKDPNYRYQSADEMRADIEACLDGQPVAATAAMGSVGYGGYPDDQPTTALRQQDAGATSMLPPMNPDDGGFGYDDRVDRRRQKKSNTSTILLAVAAVLVLVGAILIGKWVFDGNTASNDSVAVPSLIGESENAARELLANVDLKLGEVKKDECENQPKGKICSQSPDSKEEVDKGSTVDVVVSTGAPKVTVPSVIRISLEDAREKLEGDDFQFTIKTETREVSAEEPGTVLDQDPQRGEEVEKGSTITLTVAKEQEQSTVPDVVGRTCDEAKAQMQDNDLTGNCTEVETQDPNQVGKVISTSPAANSKVDKNSTVTIQIGKQAAQKAQMPNVVGQTLGQAKQTLAQAGFTNIQLENGSDQNDNALVVRQDPNAGQQVDPAKTTVKLTTVGFGGGNDNGGGNNGGPFG is encoded by the coding sequence ATGGAAGAGCCGCGTCGCCTCGGCGGCCGGTACGAACTGGGCCAGGTGCTCGGTCGTGGTGGCATGGCGGAGGTCTACCTCGCGCATGACACCCGGCTCGGCCGCACCGTGGCGGTGAAGACGCTGCGGGCGGACCTCGCGCGCGACCCGTCCTTCCAGGCCCGGTTCCGCCGGGAGGCCCAGTCGGCCGCCTCGCTCAACCATCCCGCGATCGTGGCGGTCTACGACACGGGCGAGGACTACATCGACAACGTGTCGATCCCGTACATCGTCATGGAGTACGTCGACGGGTCCACGCTGCGTGAGCTCCTTCACAGCGGCCGCAAGCTGCTGCCTGAGCGGGCGATGGAGATGACCATCGGCATCCTCCAGGGTCTGGAGTACGCCCACCGCAACGGCATCGTCCACCGGGACATCAAGCCGGCGAACGTCATGCTGACGCGCAACGGCCAGGTCAAGGTCATGGACTTCGGCATCGCCCGCGCCATGGGCGACTCCGGGATGACGATGACGCAGACCGCGGCCGTCATCGGCACCGCCCAGTACCTCTCGCCGGAGCAGGCCAAGGGCGAGCAGGTGGACGCCCGCTCCGACCTGTACTCCACCGGCTGTCTGCTGTACGAGCTCCTGACGGTCCGTCCGCCGTTCGTCGGCGACTCCCCGGTCGCGGTCGCGTACCAGCACGTACGGGAGGAGGCCCAGGCCCCGTCGGTCTTCGACCCCGAGATCACGCCCGAGATGGACGCGATCGTGCTGAAGGCCCTGACGAAGGACCCGAACTACCGGTACCAGTCGGCCGACGAGATGCGCGCCGACATCGAGGCCTGCCTCGACGGCCAGCCCGTCGCCGCCACGGCCGCGATGGGATCCGTGGGCTACGGCGGCTACCCCGACGACCAGCCGACGACGGCCCTGCGCCAGCAGGACGCCGGCGCCACGTCGATGCTGCCGCCCATGAACCCGGACGACGGCGGCTTCGGCTACGACGACCGCGTCGACCGGCGCCGGCAGAAGAAGTCCAACACCTCCACGATCCTGCTGGCCGTCGCCGCCGTGCTGGTCCTGGTGGGCGCCATCCTCATCGGCAAGTGGGTCTTCGACGGCAACACCGCGAGCAACGACTCCGTGGCCGTCCCGAGCCTGATCGGCGAGAGCGAGAACGCCGCCCGGGAGCTCCTCGCCAACGTCGATCTGAAGCTGGGCGAGGTCAAGAAGGACGAGTGCGAGAACCAGCCCAAGGGCAAGATCTGCTCGCAGAGCCCCGACTCCAAGGAAGAGGTCGACAAGGGCTCCACCGTCGACGTCGTGGTGTCCACGGGCGCCCCGAAGGTGACGGTGCCGAGCGTGATCCGGATCAGCCTGGAGGACGCCCGGGAGAAGCTCGAGGGCGACGACTTCCAGTTCACGATCAAGACCGAGACGCGTGAGGTCTCCGCCGAGGAGCCCGGCACCGTCCTCGACCAGGACCCGCAGCGCGGCGAAGAGGTCGAGAAGGGCTCGACGATCACCCTGACCGTCGCCAAGGAGCAGGAGCAGTCGACCGTCCCGGACGTCGTCGGCCGTACCTGTGACGAGGCGAAGGCGCAGATGCAGGACAACGACCTCACCGGCAACTGCACCGAGGTCGAGACCCAGGACCCGAACCAGGTCGGCAAGGTCATTTCCACATCCCCGGCGGCCAACAGCAAGGTCGACAAGAACTCCACGGTGACCATTCAGATCGGCAAGCAGGCCGCGCAGAAGGCGCAGATGCCCAACGTCGTCGGTCAGACGCTCGGCCAGGCCAAGCAGACCCTGGCGCAGGCCGGGTTCACGAACATCCAGTTGGAGAACGGCAGCGACCAGAACGACAACGCCCTCGTCGTCCGGCAGGACCCCAACGCCGGCCAGCAGGTCGACCCCGCGAAGACCACGGTCAAGCTGACCACGGTCGGCTTCGGCGGCGGCAACGACAACGGAGGCGGCAACAACGGCGGCCCCTTCGGCTGA
- a CDS encoding aminodeoxychorismate/anthranilate synthase component II, with amino-acid sequence MSARILVVDNYDSFVFNLVQYLYQLGAECEVLRNDEVSTAHAQDGFDGVLLSPGPGTPEQAGVCVDMVRHCAATGVPVFGVCLGMQSMQVAYGGVVDRAPELLHGKTSLVEHEGKGVFAGLPTPFTATRYHSLAAEPATVPAELEVTARTHDGIVMGLRHRELAVEGVQFHPESVLTEHGHRMLANWLAACGDEGAVARSAGLAPVVGRATA; translated from the coding sequence GTGAGCGCGCGCATCCTCGTCGTGGACAACTACGACAGCTTCGTCTTCAACCTGGTCCAGTACCTCTACCAGCTGGGCGCCGAGTGCGAGGTCCTGCGCAACGACGAGGTCTCCACGGCCCACGCCCAGGACGGTTTCGACGGCGTCCTGCTCTCGCCGGGCCCGGGCACGCCCGAGCAGGCCGGGGTCTGCGTCGACATGGTCCGGCACTGCGCCGCGACCGGCGTCCCGGTCTTCGGCGTCTGCCTCGGCATGCAGTCGATGCAGGTGGCGTACGGCGGTGTGGTGGACCGCGCCCCGGAGCTGCTGCACGGCAAGACCTCGCTCGTCGAGCACGAGGGCAAGGGCGTCTTCGCGGGGCTGCCGACGCCGTTCACCGCGACCCGCTACCACTCGCTGGCCGCGGAGCCGGCGACCGTGCCGGCGGAGCTGGAGGTGACGGCCCGCACCCACGACGGCATCGTGATGGGCCTGCGCCACCGTGAACTGGCGGTCGAGGGAGTGCAGTTCCACCCCGAGTCGGTGCTGACCGAGCACGGGCACCGGATGCTGGCCAACTGGCTGGCCGCATGCGGCGACGAGGGCGCGGTGGCGAGGTCGGCGGGGCTCGCCCCGGTGGTGGGCAGGGCCACGGCGTGA
- a CDS encoding rhomboid family intramembrane serine protease — protein sequence MDQPVGSPQDAQSLPVCYRHPDRETGVRCTRCDRPICPECMISASVGFQCPECVRTGSGTGHAPDAARPRTLAGGSIAADPRLITKILIGINLAVFIAVRTSEALLNDLVLIGAWPPAPFQTTSGVADGEWYRLVTSMFTHEAIWHFGFNMLSLWWLGGPLEAALGRARYLALYFGSGLAGSALTYLLAAPTTASLGASGAIFGLFGATAVLMRRLQYDMRPIIALLVINLIFTFGWSNIAWQAHIGGLVAGVVIGYAMVHAPRERRSLIQYGTVAGVLAVAVLLTVLRTLQLT from the coding sequence ATGGACCAGCCGGTGGGTAGCCCGCAGGACGCCCAGAGCCTGCCCGTCTGCTACCGCCACCCGGACCGCGAGACCGGTGTCCGCTGCACCCGCTGCGACCGGCCCATCTGCCCGGAGTGCATGATCAGCGCCTCCGTCGGCTTCCAGTGCCCCGAGTGCGTCCGCACCGGCTCCGGCACCGGCCATGCCCCGGACGCCGCCCGGCCCCGCACCCTCGCGGGCGGCAGTATCGCCGCCGATCCCCGCCTGATCACCAAGATCCTCATCGGGATCAATCTCGCGGTGTTCATCGCCGTACGGACGAGTGAAGCGCTGCTGAACGACCTCGTCTTGATCGGGGCCTGGCCTCCCGCTCCCTTCCAGACGACCTCGGGGGTCGCGGACGGCGAGTGGTACCGCCTGGTGACCTCGATGTTCACGCACGAGGCGATCTGGCACTTCGGCTTCAACATGCTCAGCCTGTGGTGGCTCGGCGGCCCGCTCGAAGCGGCGCTCGGCCGGGCCCGCTATCTCGCGCTCTACTTCGGCTCGGGGCTCGCCGGCAGCGCCCTCACCTATCTGCTGGCCGCGCCGACCACGGCCTCGCTCGGGGCGTCCGGCGCGATCTTCGGCCTGTTCGGCGCGACGGCCGTCCTGATGCGCCGGCTCCAGTACGACATGCGCCCGATCATCGCCCTGCTGGTGATCAACCTGATCTTCACCTTCGGGTGGAGCAACATCGCCTGGCAGGCCCATATCGGCGGTCTGGTGGCCGGTGTCGTCATCGGGTACGCCATGGTCCACGCCCCGCGTGAGCGCCGCTCGCTGATCCAGTACGGCACGGTCGCCGGGGTCCTCGCGGTGGCCGTTCTCCTGACGGTGCTCAGAACCCTTCAGCTCACCTGA
- a CDS encoding peptidylprolyl isomerase: MAEQLYATLKTNHGDIAVRLLPHHAPVTVRNFVELAQGEREWTNPTTGEKSTAPLYDGTVFHRVISGFMIQGGDPLGNGTGGPGYQFQDEFHPDLAFDRPYLLAMANAGPGTNGSQFFITVAPTTWLNRKHTIFGEVADAAGQKVVDTIASVQTNPRTERPVNDVVIESVVIETRQG; this comes from the coding sequence GTGGCCGAGCAGCTCTACGCCACCCTGAAGACCAACCACGGCGACATCGCGGTGCGGCTTCTTCCCCACCACGCGCCGGTCACGGTCAGGAACTTCGTCGAACTCGCCCAGGGCGAGCGTGAGTGGACCAACCCCACCACCGGTGAGAAGTCCACGGCCCCGCTCTACGACGGCACCGTCTTCCACCGCGTCATCAGCGGCTTCATGATCCAGGGCGGTGACCCGCTGGGCAACGGCACCGGCGGCCCCGGCTACCAGTTCCAGGACGAGTTCCACCCCGACCTGGCCTTCGACAGGCCTTATCTGCTGGCCATGGCGAACGCCGGTCCGGGCACCAACGGCTCGCAGTTCTTCATCACCGTCGCCCCGACGACCTGGCTGAACCGCAAGCACACGATCTTCGGTGAGGTCGCCGACGCGGCCGGCCAGAAGGTCGTCGACACGATCGCCTCGGTGCAGACGAACCCGCGCACCGAGCGTCCGGTGAACGACGTCGTCATCGAGTCCGTCGTGATCGAGACGCGCCAGGGCTGA
- a CDS encoding class E sortase — MTALRPERESGTAYGQSSGDSYGGAGDQGTPYGQQPYGDPGAHGDWYGGAASAAADQSGGYGADGYGSERYGAQTYGAETTYGTEAYQEPYAQPQHTQPQHTQHVRQEQQAYIPPPDDETVALRIADTAAAAGSRSAARSAETTDDSPMGGRAARRKAAKRRHGRRGADRPDAAAAEADQDAPGAPRSRLEARRQARARRPGPATLASRAIGEVFITTGVLMLLFVSYQLWWTNIRAHAQADKEASSLQNDWASGKRNPGSFEPGQGFALLHIPKLDVVVPIAEGISNKQVLDRGMVGHYGEGKLKTAMPDAKTGNFGLAGHRNTHGEPFRYINRLTPGDDIVVETQDKFFVYKMASILPVTSPSNVSVLEPVPPGSGFTKPGRYITLTTCTPEFTSKYRMIVWGKMVEERPRSKGKPDALVS; from the coding sequence GTGACCGCGCTGCGCCCCGAGCGCGAGTCCGGCACCGCCTACGGGCAGTCCTCCGGGGACTCCTACGGCGGGGCCGGCGACCAGGGCACCCCGTACGGGCAGCAGCCGTACGGGGACCCGGGTGCGCACGGGGACTGGTACGGCGGCGCGGCCTCCGCCGCCGCGGACCAGAGCGGCGGTTACGGCGCCGACGGCTACGGCAGCGAGCGGTACGGGGCGCAGACGTACGGCGCGGAGACGACGTACGGCACGGAGGCGTACCAGGAGCCGTACGCCCAGCCGCAGCACACTCAGCCCCAGCACACTCAGCACGTCCGACAGGAGCAGCAGGCGTACATACCGCCGCCGGACGACGAGACCGTGGCGCTGCGGATAGCCGACACCGCTGCCGCCGCCGGATCGCGTTCTGCCGCCCGTTCCGCGGAGACCACCGACGATTCCCCCATGGGCGGCCGTGCGGCCCGCAGGAAGGCCGCCAAGCGGCGTCACGGACGCCGTGGCGCCGACCGGCCGGACGCGGCGGCCGCGGAGGCGGACCAGGACGCCCCGGGAGCCCCCCGCTCACGCCTGGAGGCCCGGCGGCAGGCGCGCGCCCGCCGGCCCGGCCCGGCCACGCTGGCGAGCCGGGCCATCGGCGAGGTGTTCATCACCACCGGCGTGCTGATGCTGCTCTTCGTGAGCTACCAGCTGTGGTGGACGAACATCCGGGCGCACGCGCAGGCGGACAAGGAGGCCAGCAGCCTCCAGAACGACTGGGCGAGCGGCAAGCGCAACCCGGGCAGTTTCGAGCCGGGCCAGGGCTTCGCCCTGCTGCACATCCCCAAGCTGGACGTCGTCGTCCCGATCGCCGAGGGCATCAGCAACAAGCAGGTGCTCGACCGGGGCATGGTCGGCCACTACGGCGAGGGCAAGCTGAAGACGGCGATGCCGGACGCCAAGACCGGCAACTTCGGGCTGGCCGGACACCGCAACACCCATGGCGAGCCGTTCCGGTACATCAACCGGCTCACCCCGGGCGACGACATCGTCGTGGAGACGCAGGACAAGTTCTTCGTGTACAAGATGGCGTCGATCCTGCCGGTGACCTCGCCGAGCAACGTCAGTGTGCTGGAGCCGGTCCCGCCGGGATCGGGGTTCACCAAACCGGGCCGCTACATCACGCTCACCACGTGCACGCCGGAGTTCACCAGTAAGTACCGGATGATCGTCTGGGGCAAGATGGTCGAGGAACGGCCGCGCAGCAAGGGCAAGCCGGATGCGCTCGTCAGTTAA
- a CDS encoding peptidoglycan D,D-transpeptidase FtsI family protein, producing the protein MNKPLRRIAIFCGLLVLALLIRDNWIQYVQADELRTDKNNRRVIIERYSTPRGNIIVDGKAITGYKETTGSDFKYKRTYTDGPMWAPVTGYASQAFGATQLESIEDGILTGNDDRLFFRNTLDMITGKENKGGNVVTTLNAAAQKAAYDGLKKQGGKGAVAAIEPSTGKILALASFPSYDPSSFAGNSTTTDTKAWTGLQKKNNPADPMLNRALREVYPPGSTFKVVTAAAALEHGLYTDADEKTDSPDPWTMTGTNTKLPNEGNIPCKNATLRVALQYSCNTVFGKVGADLGNEKMLETAKAFGFTEEQFTPVRATASVFSDDMNPSQTALSSIGQFNTATTPLQMAMVASAVANGGTLMKPYMVDELQTHNLDAIEKTDPEELGKPLSAENAQILQSMMETVVEKGTGTKARIPNATVGGKTGTAQHGVDNSENPYAWFISYAKVDDSAPVAVAVVVEDENAVRDDISGGGLAAPIAKSVMEAVINSKK; encoded by the coding sequence ATGAACAAGCCCCTGCGCCGGATCGCGATCTTCTGCGGACTCCTCGTACTGGCCCTGCTGATCCGGGACAACTGGATCCAGTACGTCCAGGCCGACGAGCTGAGGACCGACAAGAACAACCGTCGCGTCATCATCGAGCGCTACAGCACGCCCCGCGGCAACATCATCGTCGACGGCAAGGCCATCACCGGCTACAAGGAGACGACGGGCAGCGACTTCAAGTACAAGCGGACCTACACCGACGGCCCCATGTGGGCGCCGGTCACCGGGTACGCGTCGCAGGCCTTCGGCGCCACGCAGCTGGAGTCCATCGAGGACGGCATCCTCACCGGCAACGACGACCGCCTGTTCTTCCGCAACACCCTCGACATGATCACGGGTAAGGAGAACAAGGGCGGCAACGTCGTCACCACGCTCAACGCCGCCGCGCAGAAGGCCGCCTACGACGGTCTGAAGAAGCAGGGCGGCAAGGGCGCCGTCGCGGCCATCGAGCCGTCCACCGGCAAGATCCTGGCGCTGGCGTCCTTCCCGTCGTACGACCCGTCGTCCTTCGCGGGCAACTCCACGACGACCGACACCAAGGCGTGGACGGGCCTGCAGAAGAAGAACAACCCGGCCGACCCCATGCTCAACCGGGCGCTGCGCGAGGTCTACCCGCCCGGCTCGACCTTCAAGGTCGTCACCGCGGCCGCCGCGCTGGAGCACGGCCTCTACACGGACGCGGACGAGAAGACGGACTCCCCCGACCCGTGGACCATGACGGGGACGAACACCAAGCTGCCCAACGAGGGCAACATCCCCTGCAAGAACGCGACGCTGCGGGTCGCCCTGCAGTACTCCTGCAACACCGTCTTCGGCAAGGTCGGGGCGGACCTCGGCAACGAGAAGATGCTGGAGACCGCGAAGGCGTTCGGCTTCACCGAGGAGCAGTTCACCCCGGTCCGCGCCACCGCCTCCGTCTTCTCCGACGACATGAACCCGTCGCAGACCGCGCTGTCCTCCATCGGCCAGTTCAACACCGCCACGACGCCGCTGCAGATGGCCATGGTGGCCTCCGCGGTCGCCAACGGCGGCACGCTCATGAAGCCGTACATGGTCGACGAGCTCCAGACGCACAACCTGGACGCCATCGAGAAGACCGACCCGGAGGAGCTGGGCAAGCCGCTGTCGGCGGAGAACGCCCAGATCCTGCAGTCGATGATGGAGACCGTCGTCGAGAAGGGCACCGGCACCAAGGCGCGGATCCCGAACGCGACCGTCGGCGGCAAGACCGGTACCGCGCAGCACGGCGTGGACAACAGCGAGAACCCCTACGCGTGGTTCATCTCCTACGCCAAGGTCGACGACAGCGCGCCCGTGGCCGTGGCCGTGGTGGTCGAGGACGAGAACGCCGTCCGTGACGACATCTCCGGCGGCGGTCTGGCGGCGCCCATCGCGAAGAGCGTCATGGAGGCGGTCATCAACAGCAAGAAGTGA
- the crgA gene encoding cell division protein CrgA yields the protein MPKSRIRKKADYTPPPSKQATAIKLTSRTWVAPVMLAMFVIGLAWIVVFYVTDGSLPIDAFGNWNIVVGFGFIAAGFGVSTQWK from the coding sequence GTGCCGAAGTCACGTATCCGCAAGAAGGCCGATTACACGCCGCCGCCGTCGAAGCAGGCGACCGCCATCAAGCTGACCAGCCGGACATGGGTCGCGCCGGTCATGCTCGCCATGTTCGTCATCGGTCTCGCCTGGATCGTCGTCTTCTATGTGACCGACGGTTCCCTGCCGATCGACGCGTTCGGCAACTGGAACATCGTGGTGGGCTTCGGATTCATCGCCGCTGGATTCGGTGTCTCCACGCAGTGGAAGTGA